The Triticum aestivum cultivar Chinese Spring chromosome 7B, IWGSC CS RefSeq v2.1, whole genome shotgun sequence genome window below encodes:
- the LOC123158289 gene encoding G-protein coupled receptor 1, which translates to MAASALAASSAASQSMRNREILDAVGTTAAALSLAGSSFIVLCYLLFRELRKFSFKLVYFLAVADMLCSLFTIMGGPANAFYCFAHDYSAHFFCVASFLWTTTIAFTLHRTVVKHKTDVEEFGFIFHLYVWGTSLVTTVLRSIGSDYGRPGTWCWIQQGSTGKILHLITFYLPLWGAILYNGFTYYQVNRMLNNATRMAVGMSDRSSQSDVRADKKAFNRWGYYPLILIGSWAFATINRLYDFANPGHKIFWLSILDIGFAGLMGLFNSIAYGFNSSVRRAIAERIDMYLPERIKRSLPTLSRLRSQQENELTSLIVESNNTITETTMRVTPRSSLAG; encoded by the exons ATGGCAGCGTCGGccctggcggcgtcgtcggcggCGAGCCAGTCCATGAGGAACCGCGAGATTCTCGACGCCGTGGGCACCACCGCGGCGGCGCTCTCGCTCGCCGGCTCCTCCTTTATCGTGCTCTGCTACCTCCTCTTCCGCGAGCTCCGCAAGTTCTCGTTCAAGCTCGTCTACTTCCTCGCCGTCGCG GATATGCTTTGTAGCTTATTCACTATAATGGG GGGTCCAGCAAATGCATTCTATTGCTTTGCGCATGACTACAGTGCACATTTCTTCTGTGTGGCTTCTTTTCTATGGACAACCACTATAGCATTCACTCTTCATCGCACAGTTGTCAAGCACAAAACTGATGTTGAGGAGTTTGGATTCATTTTCCACTTGTATGTATGGG GAACTTCACTAGTTACAACTGTATTACGTTCAATAGGAAGTGATTATGGAAGGCCAGGGACCTGGTGTTGGATCCAGCAGGGAAGCACGGGAAAG ATTTTACACTTGATTACCTTTTACCTTCCGCTTTGGGGTGCCATTCTCTACAATGGGTTTACGTACTATCAAGTAAACCGCATGTTGAACAATGCGACACGG ATGGCTGTTGGCATGAGTGATCGATCAAGTCAATCTGACGTGAGGGCAGACAAGAAG GCATTTAACCGGTGGGGTTATTACCCTCTGATTTTAATTGGTTCATGGGCTTTCGCGACAATCAATCGCCTGTATGACTTTGCTAATCCTGGTCACAAGATATTTTGGCTATCCATCCTTGATATCGGGTTTGCTGGACTTATG GGCCTTTTTAATTCGATTGCTTATGGTTTCAACTCTTCAGTGCGCAGAGCAATTGCAGAAAGAATTGACAT GTATCTACCCGAGAGAATCAAAAGGAGCCTCCCTACTTTGTCAAGATTGAGAAGTCAACAAGAAAATGAGCTGACCTCTCTTATTGTTGAGAGTAATAACACTATAACAGAAACAACAATGCGAGTAACACCTAGGAGTTCTCTAGCTGGCTGA
- the LOC123156557 gene encoding polygalacturonase-like yields MASTVPLFSLLSLFLCCVLAKGDMKVAPSRNGADHRGRSLQSNHVFSVLGYGAYGDGRHDDTKALSKAWAAACSSLNPSIVLIPGGKKYLTKHLTFSGPCKSSITLMIEGTLVAPPKRLYWIEDTIRHWILFRSVSDLTVTGGGTIDGNGKIWWQNSCKVNSKLPCRQAPTALTFYSCTNLRVDNLELLNSQQIHISVEHCSDVRMSRLSITAPGTSPNTDGIHIAHSKDVKVMDCAIKTGDDCMSIEDGTENLHVNNIVCGPGHGISIGSLGDRNSQAQVANITIDGARLRGTTNGARIKTWQGGRGYAKNIVFQNMMMDNVQNPIIIDQNYCDSATPCNEQKSAVEVSNVLFKNIRGTSASREAIKLSCSRAVPCYGIALHNVRLTLKRGGGDAESTCENAKWRKLGTVMPQPCSLND; encoded by the exons ATGGCCTCCACTGTGCCCCTCTTCTCTCTACTGTCATTGTTCTTGTGTTGTGTTCTTGCCAAGGGAGACATGAAAGTGGCCCCTTCGAGGAATGGGGCCGACCATAGAGGCCGGTCTCTACAGTCAAATCATGTTTTCAGTGTGCTCGGATATGGGGCTTACGGCGATGGACGCCATGACGACACAAAG GCATTGTCGAAGGCGTGGGCTGCAGCTTGCTCCTCTTTGAATCCTAGCATCGTGCTCATCCCCGGGGGCAAGAAATACCTAACCAAGCATTTAACCTTCTCTGGCCCATGCAAATCCAGTATCACGTTGATG ATTGAAGGTACTTTGGTAGCCCCTCCAAAGAGATTATATTGGATAGAAGATACCATTAGGCACTGGATTTTGTTCAGATCTGTGAGTGATCTTACCGTCACCGGTGGTGGGACCATCGATGGAAATGGAAAGATTTGGTGGCAGAACTCCTGCAAAGTAAACTCCAAACTC CCTTGCAGGCAGGCTCCAACG GCTTTGACGTTCTATTCCTGCACAAATCTGAGAGTGGACAATTTAGAACTGTTGAACAGCCAACAAATCCACATATCGGTGGAGCATTGCAGTGATGTAAGGATGTCACGCCTGTCAATCACAGCACCCGGCACTAGCCCCAACACCGACGGTATCCATATCGCCCATAGCAAGGATGTGAAAGTCATGGACTGCGCAATCAAGACCGGGGACGACTGCATGTCAATCGAGGATGGAACCGAGAACCTACATGTCAACAACATCGTGTGTGGACCGGGGCATGGGATAAGCATCGGGAGCTTAGGCGATCGCAACTCTCAAGCTCAGGTTGCAAACATCACCATCGACGGGGCGCGACTGCGTGGCACGACGAATGGGGCTCGTATCAAGACATGGCAGGGCGGGCGGGGCTACGCAAAGAACATCGTGTTCCAGAACATGATGATGGATAATGTACAGAACCCGATCATCATCGACCAGAACTACTGCGACTCGGCTACACCATGTAATGAACAG AAATCGGCCGTGGAGGTGAGCAATGTGCTGTTCAAGAACATCAGGGGGACAAGTGCCTCAAGAGAGGCCATCAAGCTCAGTTGCAGTAGAGCCGTGCCTTGCTATGGGATAGCCTTGCACAACGTCAGGCTTACCCTAAAGCGAGGAGGCGGTGATGCAGAGAGCACATGTGAGaatgcaaaatggaggaaactggGAACGGTCATGCCACAGCCATGTAGTCTCAACGACTGA